Proteins encoded within one genomic window of Oryza glaberrima chromosome 12, OglaRS2, whole genome shotgun sequence:
- the LOC127756694 gene encoding uncharacterized protein LOC127756694 isoform X2, producing MGQTLRGAAGRVRAPPTPAPPRPHHLPPAPPSPAGAGGAAAQDRLRVFQDDVTTQPKDAPGVLKERDPSYDEMLKHMVGRITTKPGGKPEMGEAFVVDQYNRPLPRVRTSRPEPGEGGHRQLPPGTINVAHVHEIIQLYQGKSSNHPGPMSVDEIASKFRVEASVVQNIVQFVSLPQEEHVTKKEEY from the exons ATGGGCCAGACCCTGCGCGGCGCCGCGGGGCGCGTGAGGGCCCCACCCACCCCGGCGCCCCCTCGTCCTCATCACCttccgcctgcgccgccgtcgccggcgggcgctggcggcgcggcggcacagGATCGTCTCCGTGTCTTCCAGGATG ATGTCACAACACAACCAAAAGATGCCCCTGGTGTACTTAAGGAGCGTGATCCAAGTTATGATGAGATGCTTAAGCACATGGTTGGGAGAATCACTACAAAGCCTGGAGGAAAGCCAGAAATGGGTGAA GCTTTCGTCGTAGATCAGTACAACAGGCCACTCCCAAGGGTTAGAACATCCAGACCTGAACCCGGGGAAGGCGGGCACAGACAACTACCTCCAGGAACCATTAACGTCGCTCATGTCCATGAAATCATCCAACTGTACCAAGGAAAGTCCAGTAACCACCCTGGCCCAATGAGCGTGGACGAGATTGCCTCAAAGTTCAGAGTCGAAGCCTCAGTGGTTCAAAACATCGTGCAGTTCGTCTCACTTCCGCAGGAAGAACATGTTACCAAGAAAGAGGAATACTGA
- the LOC127756694 gene encoding uncharacterized protein LOC127756694 isoform X1, with amino-acid sequence MGQTLRGAAGRVRAPPTPAPPRPHHLPPAPPSPAGAGGAAAQDRLRVFQDDFVKSDVTTQPKDAPGVLKERDPSYDEMLKHMVGRITTKPGGKPEMGEAFVVDQYNRPLPRVRTSRPEPGEGGHRQLPPGTINVAHVHEIIQLYQGKSSNHPGPMSVDEIASKFRVEASVVQNIVQFVSLPQEEHVTKKEEY; translated from the exons ATGGGCCAGACCCTGCGCGGCGCCGCGGGGCGCGTGAGGGCCCCACCCACCCCGGCGCCCCCTCGTCCTCATCACCttccgcctgcgccgccgtcgccggcgggcgctggcggcgcggcggcacagGATCGTCTCCGTGTCTTCCAGGATG ATTTCGTGAAATCGG ATGTCACAACACAACCAAAAGATGCCCCTGGTGTACTTAAGGAGCGTGATCCAAGTTATGATGAGATGCTTAAGCACATGGTTGGGAGAATCACTACAAAGCCTGGAGGAAAGCCAGAAATGGGTGAA GCTTTCGTCGTAGATCAGTACAACAGGCCACTCCCAAGGGTTAGAACATCCAGACCTGAACCCGGGGAAGGCGGGCACAGACAACTACCTCCAGGAACCATTAACGTCGCTCATGTCCATGAAATCATCCAACTGTACCAAGGAAAGTCCAGTAACCACCCTGGCCCAATGAGCGTGGACGAGATTGCCTCAAAGTTCAGAGTCGAAGCCTCAGTGGTTCAAAACATCGTGCAGTTCGTCTCACTTCCGCAGGAAGAACATGTTACCAAGAAAGAGGAATACTGA
- the LOC127757231 gene encoding acyl-CoA-binding domain-containing protein 6-like: protein MASAKVSHPVKSASEESKVLVVENGKMVDVQDKEITMEGLCSISSYDQWARIPVSGPLPKPRYKHAAAVVQEKMYVFGGNHNGRYLGDMQVLDFKSLSWSKLEAKIQSEEPSDMTGTASLPPCAGHALVPWGNKILCLAGHTREPIESLSVKEFDPQTCTWSTLRTYGRSPSSRGGQSVTLVGGTLVVFGGEGDGRSLLNDLHVLDLETMTWDEFETTGTPPSPRSEHAAACYADRYLLIFGGGSHSTCFSDLHLLDMQTMEWSRPEHQGITPEPRAGHAGVTVGENWFITGGGNNKKGVPETLVLNMSTFVWSVVTGFEGRAPPTSEGSSLVLHKVNGEDFLVSFGGYSGRYSNEIYALKSSRKSGVPSGQLNEPETNGLASVAENSSRGVIFEIEELQDEKTIKRADTSKTLLQAVKGEKSHIEEKLNQEELQSSRLKQELANVETKNVELTKELDLVRNQLSAEEARASQLENEISDLQQRLQKMETLEKESESLRLEKDAEADDSSSGSNQRPADKGFWRWNG from the exons atGGCG AGTGCAAAAGTGTCGCACCCCGTTAAATCGGCCTCCGAGGAGTCCAAAGTACTTGTGGTGGAGAATGGGAAGATGGTTGATGTTCAGGACAAGGAAATCACCATGGAAGGCCTCTGTTCCATAAGTTCTTATGACCAGTGGGCACGGATCCCTGTTTCTGGACCGCTTCCGAAACCTCGCTACAAG CATGCAGCTGCTGTGGTTCAGGAAAAGATGTATGTTTTTGGTGGAAATCACAATGGCCGTTACCTTGGTGACATGCAG GTTCTGGATTTCAAAAGTTTATCATGGTCGAAGCTAGAAGCTAAAATACAATCAGAAGAACCTTCAGACATGACTGGAACAGCTTCGCTTCCTCCTTGTGCTGGTCATGCACTG GTTCCATGGGGAAACAAGATCCTCTGTCTTGCAGGACACACAAGGGAACCTATAGAAAGTCTCAGTG TTAAGGAGTTTGATCCACAAACTTGCACCTGGTCAACCTTGCGCACTTATGGCAGATCACcg AGCTCACGCGGTGGCCAATCAGTGACTCTTGTTGGAGGCACATTAGTAGTGTTTGGAGGTGAAGGTGATGGGAGATCCCTTCTGAATGACCTGCACGTTCTTGATCTCGAGACCATGACTTGGGATGAATTTGAGACCAC AGGCACACCCCCTTCTCCAAGGTCAGAGCATGCTGCTGCGTGCTATGCTGATCGTTATCTCTTGATATTTGGCGGGGGTTCTCATTCTACATGTTTCAGTGATCTACATCTCCTTGACATGCAGACG ATGGAATGGTCAAGACCAGAACATCAGGGTATTACTCCCGAACCAAGAGCAGGGCATGCAGGTGTTACGGTTGGTGAGAACTGGTTTATTACTGGAGGTGGTAATAACAAGAAAG GTGTCCCAGAAACACTTGTACTTAACATGTCAACATTTGTATGGTCAGTCGTTACTGGTTTTGAAGGCCGTGCACCCCCAACAAGTGAG GGCTCAAGTTTAGTGCTGCACAAAGTTAATGGTGAAGATTTTCTGGTGTCATTTGGAGGATACAGTGGACGTTACAGTAATGAG ATTTATGCTCTCAAGTCAAGTCGAAAGTCCGGTGTGCCATCTGGGCAACTAAATGAACCTGAAACAAATGGATTGGCCTCTGTGGCAGAAAATTCTAGCAGAGGGGTCATATTCGAAATTGAAGAACTTCAAGATGAAAAG ACTATTAAGAGGGCAGATACAAGCAAAACTTTGTTGCAAGCAGTTAAGGGTGAGAAGAGTCATATAGAAGAAAAACTTAACCAGGAAGAGCTGCAGAGTTCCAGACTGAAGCAGGAATTAGCTAACGTGGAGACAAAAAATGTGGAACTTACCAAG GAACTTGACTTAGTCCGCAATCAACTTTCTGCTGAAGAAGCAAGGGCGTCGCAACTTGAG AACGAAATTTCGGATCTTCAACAAAGGCTGCAGAAGATGGAGACCCTGGAAAAGGAGTCCGAATCGCTTCGGCTTGAAAAGGATGCAGAGGCCGACGATTCATCTTCAGGCAGCAACCAGCGGCCTGCTGATAAGGGCTTCTGGAGGTGGAATGGATAA
- the LOC127757232 gene encoding tryptophan--tRNA ligase, cytoplasmic: MAAAAEAVTEVDATNEEGEEEEQVVNPWEVSAGKGGIDYDKLVDQFGCQRLDDALVARVARLTARPPHRFLRRGLFFAHRDLNEILDLYEKGEKFYLYTGRGPSSEALHLGHLIPFMFTKYLQDAFKVPLVIQLTDDEKFLWKNLTVEETKRLARENAKDIIACGFDVERTFIFSDFNYVGGAFYENMVKVARCVTYNKVVGIFGFTPEDHIGKVSFPPVQAVPSFPSSFPHLFSGNDQLRCLIPCAIDQDPYFRMTRDVAPRIGYQKPSLIESRFFPALQGENTKMSASDPNSAIYVTDSAKEIKTKVNKYAFSGGRDSIELHRKLGANLDVDVPIKYLNFFLEDDNELEHIKKEYKEGRMLTGEVKQCLVAVLSELVARHQRARALVTEEMVDVFMAARPLPNMFG; the protein is encoded by the exons atggcagcggcagcggaggcCGTGACCGAGGTGGATGCCACGaacgaggagggggaggaggaggagcaggtggTGAACCCGTGGGAGGTGTCGGCGGGGAAAGGCGGGATCGACTACGACAAGCTCGTCGACCAGTTCGGCTGCCAGCGCCTCGACGACGCGCTCGTCGCCCGCGTCGCCCGCCTCACCGCCCGCCCCCCTCACcgcttcctccgccgcggcctctTCTTCGCCCACCG ggaTTTGAACGAGATACTGGATTTGTACGAGAAGGGGGAGAAGTTCTACCTCTACACGGGGAGGGGGCCCTCGTCGGAGGCGCTGCACCTCGGCCATCTCATCCCCTTCATGTTCACCAA ATATCTGCAGGATGCTTTCAAGGTGCCCCTAGTAATACAGCTAACTGATGATGAGAAGTTCTTATGGAAGAATTTGACTGTTGAGGAAACTAAAAGGCTTGCCCGTGAAAATGCAAAAGATATCATTGCTTGTGGATTTGATGTCGAAAGGACTTTCATTTTCTCTGATTTTAATTATGTTGGAGG TGCTTTTTATGAAAACATGGTTAAAGTTGCCAGATGTGTGACATATAATAAG GTTGTTGGAATATTTGGATTCACCCCAGAGGATCATATAGGAAAAGTCAGCTTTCCTCCTGTGCAAGCGGTTCCATCATTCCCTTCTTCATTTCCACATCTCTTCTCTGGGAATGACCAACTACGGTGCTTAATCCCATGTGCAATAGACCAG GATCCTTATTTCAGGATGACCCGGGACGTTGCTCCAAGAATTGGTTACCAGAAACCATCATTAATTGAATCGAGATTTTTCCCTGCTCTTCAG GGGGAGAACACAAAAATGTCGGCCAGTGATCCAAATTCTGCAATATATGTGACAGATAGTGctaaagaaataaagacaaag GTGAACAAATATGCGTTCTCAGGTGGCCGGGACTCAATTGAGCTCCATAGAAAACTTGGAGCTAACCTTGAT GTGGATGTTCCAATCAAGTACCTGAACTTCTTCCTTGAAGATGACAATGAGCTCGAGCACATAAAGAAG GAGTACAAGGAAGGAAGGATGCTGACGGGTGAAGTGAAGCAGTGCCTTGTTGCAGTTCTATCCGAACTGGTTGCGAGACATCAAAGAGCTAGAGCACTAGTGACCGAGGAG ATGGTCGATGTATTTATGGCGGCGAGACCTCTTCCCAATATGTTTGGCTGA
- the LOC127756733 gene encoding riboflavin synthase gives MSPPTMTTAAAATATAMAAGVLPRPRPHFLRRGILPSAASPLPFASRVSSAAPLRHRLPPPRFSLSPIPKTLSSPSHVPVRSLFTGIVEDVGTVRRIGPPPAPPSGGGGEAPGVDLEVETSSLLAGTQLGDSVAVDGACLTVAAIDAAASTLTFGVAPETLRRTSLGGRSAGDAVNLERALTPASRMGGHFVQGHVDGTGEIAAFRAEGDSLWVTVRAPPEILRLLVPKGFVAVDGASLTVVNVDEEGGWFDFMLVRYTQDNIVLPNKKVGDKVNLEADILGKYVEKLLAGRLEAMSKA, from the coding sequence atgtcgccgccgacgatgacgaccgccgccgccgccaccgccaccgccatggccgccggcgttCTCCCCCGACCGCGCCCGCACTTCCTCCGCCGCGGCATCCTCCCCTCGGCGGCCTCCCCGCTCCCCTTCGCTTCCCGGGTCTCCTCCGCTGCgcccctccgccaccgcctcccgccgccgcgcttctccctctccccgatCCCCAAGAccctctcctcgccgtcgcACGTCCCCGTCCGCTCCCTCTTCACCGGCATCGTCGAGGACGTCGGCACCGTCCGCCGCATcggcccgccgcccgcgccgccctccggcggcggcggcgaggcccccGGCGTTGACCTCGAGGTGGAGACGAGCAGCCTCCTCGCCGGGACGCAGCTCGGGGACAGCGTGGCCGTCGACGGGGCCTGCCTCACCGTCGCGGCCatcgacgcggcggcgtcgacgctcACCTTCGGCGTCGCGCCGGAGACACTCCGCCGGACGTCCCTCGGCGGCCGgtccgccggcgacgccgtgaACCTGGAGCGCGCGCTCACGCCGGCGTCGCGCATGGGGGGCCACTTCGTGCAGGGCCACGTGGACGGGACGGGGGAGATCGCCGCGTTCCGGGCCGAGGGGGACTCGCTCTGGGTCAccgtgcgcgcgccgccggagaTCCTGCGGCTGCTGGTGCCCAAGGgcttcgtcgccgtcgacggcgcgaGCCTCACCGTGGTGAACGTCGACGAGGAAGGCGGGTGGTTCGACTTCATGCTGGTGAGGTACACCCAGGACAACATCGTGCTGCCGAACAAGAAGGTTGGGGACAAGGTGAACCTCGAGGCCGACATACTCGGCAAGTACGTCGAGAAGCTCCTCGCCGGGAGATTGGAGGCGATGTCGAAGGCGTGA
- the LOC127756480 gene encoding respiratory burst oxidase homolog protein B-like — translation MASREESGNGGGGGATPAADYRSSDSRSSSRRSTRFKEDNEYVEITLDVKGDDTVAIQSIRNGADMPEVALLARGLAQQPPPSAAPGPGGLSSRLKAVRTELRRIASWKFPSGVLSGGGGGGDAPGNGNDRRPRLDRSMTGAARALRGLQFLNSSAVTNGWPEVEKRFERLAVDGFLLRSRFGQCIGMVGSEEFAVQIFDSLARRRGITAQLLTKDQLREFWEQLSDPGFDAKLQTFFDMVDKNADGQITEEELKEVLTLTASANKLSKILERVDEYTALIMEELDPDQLGYIDISNLESLLLLPPSQAPSKLVTHSSNISQLISQKLVPTHDRNPLRRGLRRLSYFMEDNWKRVWVMALWLAINAGLFTWKFMAYKRHPTFDVMGYCVCVAKGGAETTKFNMALILLPVCRNTITWLRSRTKLGAVIPFNDNINFHKVVAGGVVVGVALHGVTHLTCDFPRLLHASDAAYEPMKKYFGQTRIPDYWWFVRGVEGITGVIMVVLMAIAYTLAHPWFRRSKLSDSNPLKRLSGFNMFWYSHHLFVIVYIAFVVHGVCLYINRTWWKQTTWMYLAIPILLYAGERIFRALRSHGFTTVRIEKVAIYPGNVIAIHMTKPHGFKYKSGQYIYVNCGEVSPFEWHPFTITSAPDDSYLSMHIRCRGDWTSSFRAIFSQICRPPMNGQSGLLRADCMSMEHHSRFPKLLIDGPYGAPAQDYWKYDVLLLIGLGIGATPLISIVKDVLNHIYDDPESAASPHTTNGGGAAAAARRAFMTKRVYFYWCTREEGSFEWFRGVMNEVADRDAGRELIELHNHCTSVYEEGDARSALVTMLQALHHAKNGVDVVSGTRVRTHFARPSWRDVFKRVAVNHQGQRVGVFFCGDQALTPELRRLAQDFSHKTTTKFVFHKENF, via the exons ATGGCGAGCCGGGAGGAGAGcggcaatggcggtggcggtggcgcgacgccggcggcggattaCCGGAGCTCGGACAGCCGGAGCTCGAGCCGGCGGAGCACGCGGTTCAAGGAGGACAACGAGTACGTGGAGATCACGCTCGACGTCAAGGGCGACGACACGGTCGCCATCCAGAGCATCCGCAACGGCGCCGACATGCCCGAGGTCGCCCTCCTCGCGCGCGGCCTcgcgcagcagccgccgccgtccgcggcgCCCGGCCCCGGCGGGCTCTCGTCGCGGCTCAAGGCGGTGAGGACCGAGCTGAGGCGGATCGCGTCGTGGAAGTTCCCCAGCGGCGTtctcagcggcggcggcggcggcggcgacgcgccggGCAACGGCAAcgaccgccgccctcgcctcgaCCGGAGCATGACCGgagccgcccgcgcgctgcGCGGGCTCCAGTTCCTCAACTCCAGCGCCGTCACCAATGGCtggccggaggtggagaagaggttcgagcgcctcgccgtcgacggcttCCTCCTCCGCTCTCGCTTCGGCCAGTGCATCG GAATGGTTGGATCCGAGGAGTTTGCGGTTCAGATCTTCGACTCGcttgcgcggcggcgagggatcaCGGCTCAGTTGCTGACCAAGGATCAGCTCCGGGAGTTTTGGGAGCAGCTCTCTGATCCAGGATTTGATGCCAAGCTGCAGACTTTCTTTGACAT GGTTGACAAGAATGCAGATGGTCAGATCACTGAAGAGGAGCTCAAAGAG GTCCTCACCCTGACTGCCTCTGCAAACAAGCTGTCCAAGATCCTGGAGCGCGTCGACGAGTACACCGCGCTGATCATGGAGGAGCTCGATCCCGATCAATTAGGCTACATAGAT ATATCAAACCTGgagtcgctgctgctgctgccgccgtcgcaggCGCCGTCGAAGCTGGTGACGCACAGCTCCAACATCAGCCAGCTGATCAGCCAGAAGCTGGTGCCGACGCACGACCGGAACCCGCTCCGGCGGGGGCTCCGGCGGCTGTCCTACTTCATGGAGGACAACTGGAAGCGGGTGTGGGTGATGGCGCTGTGGCTGGCCATCAACGCCGGCCTCTTCACCTGGAAGTTCATGGCGTACAAGCGCCACCCGACGTTCGACGTCATGGGCTACTGCGTCTGCGTCGCCAAGGGCGGTGCCGAGACCACCAAGTTCAACATGgccctcatcctcctccccgtTTGCCGGAACACCATCACCTGGCTCCGTTCTCGCACCAAGCTCGGCGCCGTCATCCCCTTCAATGACAACATCAACTTCCACAAG GTGGTGGCAGGGGGAGTGGTGGTAGGGGTGGCGCTGCACGGGGTGACTCACCTGACGTGCGACTTCCCGAGGCTGCTGCACGCGAGTGATGCGGCGTACGAGCCGATGAAGAAGTACTTCGGGCAGACACGGATCCCGGATTACTGGTGGTTCGTGCGTGGCGTAGAGGGGATCACCGGCGTGATCATGGTGGTGCTCATGGCCATCGCATACACGCTGGCGCACCCGTGGTTCCGCCGGAGCAAGCTTAGTGACAGCAACCCGCTGAAGCGGCTCAGCGGTTTCAATATGTTTTGGTACTCCCACCACCTCTTCGTCATCGTCTACATCGCCTTCGTTGTCCATGGCGTCTGCCTCTACATCAACCGGACTTGGTGGAAGCAGACG ACATGGATGTACCTTGCCATCCCTATCCTGCTCTACGCCGGTGAGCGGATTTTCCGGGCTCTGAGGTCTCATGGCTTCACCACCGTAAGGATTGAGAAG GTTGCAATCTATCCTGGCAATGTGATAGCCATCCACATGACCAAGCCCCATGGGTTCAAGTACAAGAGTGGCCAGTACATCTATGTTAACTGCGGCGAGGTCTCGCCATTTGAGTG GCACCCGTTCACCATCACCTCGGCTCCCGACGACAGCTATCTCAGCATGCATATCCGGTGCCGCGGTGACTGGACCTCGAGCTTCAGGGCCATCTTCTCTCAG ATATGCAGGCCTCCGATGAACGGCCAGAGCGGCCTCCTCCGGGCTGACTGCATGTCCATGGAGCACCATTCAAG GTTCCCCAAGCTCCTGATCGACGGGCCGTACGGCGCGCCGGCGCAGGACTACTGGAAGTACgacgtcctcctcctcatcggccTCGGCATCGGCGCCACCCCTCTCATCAGCATCGTCAAGGACGTCCTCAACCACATCTACGACGACCCCGagtccgccgcctcgccgcacaccaccaatggcggcggcgccgcggccgcggcgaggagggcgttCATGACGAAGCGCGTCTACTTCTACTGGTGCACGCGGGAGGAGGGCTCGTTCGAGTGGTTCCGCGGCGTGATGAACGAGGTGGCCGACCGCGACGCCGGGCGCGAGTTGATCGAGCTCCACAACCACTGCACCAGCGTGTACGAGGAGGGGGACGCGCGGTCGGCGCTGGTGACGATGCTCCAGGCGCTCCACCACGCCAAGAACGGCGTGGACGTGGTGTCCGGGACGCGGGTGCGCACCCACTTCGCGCGCCCGAGCTGGCGCGACGTGTTCAAGCGCGTCGCCGTGAACCACCAGGGGCAGCGCGTCGGCGTCTTCTTCTGCGGCGACCAGGCGCTCacgccggagctccgccgcctcgcccaggACTTCTCCCACAAGACCACCACCAAGTTCGTCTTCCACAAGGAGAATTTCTAG
- the LOC127756234 gene encoding uncharacterized protein LOC127756234 codes for MSEPASPPPAMPEDAAPPQPQPEPAVPAGEEAAPSLERKEELLPVEEKISELDESQSQLMGRLRGLKEDLLNWRSSLDTQVTKYKSELSDIKTALNSEIEQLRSDFQELRTTLKKQQEDVSNSLKNLGLQDATDNDGNKGSGEENASEGVSDTLGNLKLDDTPKNHDESSDANDEKNETIAEDGTVDKTVKAESASDE; via the exons ATGTCCGAGcccgcgtcgcccccgccggCCATGCCCGaggacgccgcgccgccgcagccgcagccggagCCGGCGGTTCCagcgggggaggaggccgccccgTCTCTGGAG aggAAGGAGGAGTTGCTGCCGGTGGAGGAGAAGATCTCG GAATTAGATGAATCACAGTCACAGCTTATGGGGAGACTTCGGGGACTCAAGGAG gatTTGCTGAATTGGAGGAGCAGTTTAGATACACAAGTGACAAAATACAAAAGC GAACTCTCTGATATCAAAACTGCGCTGAATAGCGAAATTGAACAGCTGAGATCA GATTTTCAAGAATTGAGGACCACCCTTAAGAAGCAGCAGGAAGATGTATCAAATAGTTTGAAGAATTTGGGG CTACAAGATGCTACTGACAATGATGGGAACAAAGGAAGTGGTGAGGAGAATGCAAGTGAGGGTGTCTCAGATACCCTAGGGAACCTGAAA TTGGATGATACTCCAAAAAACCATGATGAAAGCAGTGATGCCAATGATGAAAAGAAT GAAACCATTGCTGAAGATGGCACGGTCGATAAAACTGTTAAGGCTGAGAGTGCAAGTGATGAATGA